Proteins encoded by one window of Sorex araneus isolate mSorAra2 chromosome 3, mSorAra2.pri, whole genome shotgun sequence:
- the LOC101541609 gene encoding LOW QUALITY PROTEIN: olfactory receptor 4F15 (The sequence of the model RefSeq protein was modified relative to this genomic sequence to represent the inferred CDS: deleted 1 base in 1 codon), translated as MDGSNHSRVSEFVFLGLTNSWEIQLPLFVFSFLFYVASMVGNLVIVFTVTLDDHLHSPMYFLLANLSVIDMLFCSITAPKMISDIFKKHKAITFCSCLTQIFFSHAVGGAEMVLLIAMAFDRYVAICKPLHYLTIMSPRMCLFFLVTSWIIGFIHSSVQLIFVVDLPFCGPNILDSFYCDLPRLLRLACTDTHELQFMVTINSGFISVGSFVLLVISYIFILFTVWKHSSGGLLKALSTLSAHITVVVLFFGPLMFFYTWPSPTSHLDKYLAIFDAFITPFLNPIIYTFRNREMNVAMSRLYSRFMHYRKIS; from the exons ATGGATGGAAGCAATCACTCCAGAGTATCAGAGTTTGTGTTCCTGGGACTCACGAATTCATGGGAGATTCAGCTTCCCCTTTTTGTCTTCTCCTTTTTATTCTACGTTGCGAGCATGGTGGGAAACCTCGTCATTGTGTTCACTGTAACCTTGGATGATCATCTCCACTCCCCCATGTACTTCCTTCTTGCTAACCTCTCAGTCATTGATATGCTATTTTGCTCAATCACCGCTCCTAAAATGATCAGTGATATCTTCAAGAAGCACAAAGCCATCACCTTTTGCAGTTGTCTCACACAGATCTTCTTTAGCCATGCAGTTGGGGGTGCTGAGATGGTGCTGCTCATCGCAATGGCTTTTGACAGATATGTGGCTATTTGTAAGCCTCTCCATTACCTGACTATCATGAGCCCACGAATGTGTCTATTCTTTCTAGTCACCTCCTGGATCATTGGCTTCATCCATTCATCAGTTCAATTAATTTTTGTAGTAGATTTGCCTTTTTGTGGTCCTAATATATTAGACAGTTTTTATTGTGACCTTCCCCGGCTCCTCAGACTTGCCTGCACAGACACCCACGAACTGCAGTTTATGGTCACTATCAATAGTGGGTTCATTTCTGTGGGTTCTTTTGTCTTGTTAGTCATTTCCTACATCTTCATTCTATTCACTGTTTGGAAACATTCTTCTGGTGGTTTATTG AAGGCCCTCTCCACTTTGTCAGCTCATATTACTGTggtggttttgttctttgggccactgATGTTTTTCTATACGTGGCCTTCTCCCACATCACACCTGGATAAATATCTTGCTATTTTTGATGCATTTATCACTCCTTTTCTGAATCCAATCATCTACACATTCAGGAATAGAGAGATGAATGTGGCAATGAGCAGACTGTATAGTCGTTTTATGCATTACAGGAAGATTTCCTAA